The following coding sequences are from one Tachysurus vachellii isolate PV-2020 chromosome 7, HZAU_Pvac_v1, whole genome shotgun sequence window:
- the smarcd3a gene encoding SWI/SNF-related matrix-associated actin-dependent regulator of chromatin subfamily D member 3 isoform X1 gives MATEDSAGGARKATKSKLFEFLVHGVRPGMTTGARMPHQGAPMGPPGPPYGGTPPVRPGMPNPTLDPNRKRPTTTPPVQAPSVQSRPRKKPLGFQGANEVSTRTLDLREVQSEPAIGFNAKRRKMADKILPQRIRELVPESQAYMDLLAFERKLDQTIMRKRVDIQEALKRPMKQKRKLRLYISNTFNPAKPDSEDSEGSIASWELRVEGKLLDDPGKQKRKFSSFFKSLVIELDKDLYGPDNHLVEWHRTPTTQETDGFQVKRPGDVNVRCTLLLMLDYQPPQFKLDPRLARLLGIHTQTRSCIIQALWQYVKTNKLQDSHEKEYISCDKYFQQIFDCPRLKFSEIPQRLTNLLLPPDPIVINHVISVDPNDHKKTACYDIDVEVDDPLKTQMNGFLLSTANQQEIASLDNKIHETIESINQLKIQRDFMLSFSRDPKGYIQDWICSQNRDLKLMTDVVGNPEEERRAEFYNQPWSQEAVSRYFYCKIQQRRQELEQALAMRTT, from the exons ATGGCCACAGAGGATTCTGCTGGTGGTGCTCGCAAAGCCACCAAGAGTAAACTGTTCGAGTTTCTCGTCCATGGAGTG CGTCCAGGTATGACCACAGGGGCAAGGATGCCTCATCAAGGTGCCCCTATGGGTCCACCCGGCCCCCCGTATGGAGGGACACCCCCAGTTCGCCCAGGGATGCCCAACCCTACACTGGACCCTAATCGCAAACGGCCCACCACAACTCCACCAGTACAAGCCCCATCCGTTCAGAGCCGGCCTAGAAA GAAACCACTGGGATTCCAAGGAGCCAATGAGGTTTCTACAAGAACGCTGGACTTGCGAGAGGTCCAGTCTGAGCCAGCAATTGGATTCAA TGCCAAGAGAAGGAAAATGGCAGACAAGATTCTCCCTCAAAGG ATCCGTGAGCTGGTGCCCGAGTCGCAGGCGTACATGGACCTTTTGGCTTTTGAGCGCAAACTGGACCAAACGATTATGAGGAAGCGGGTGGATATACAGGAGGCCCTCAAGCGACCGATGAAG CAAAAGAGGAAGCTTCGACTGTACATCTCCAACACGTTTAACCCAGCTAAACCTGACTCGGAGGACTCAGAGGGCAGCATCGCGTCTTGGGAGCTAAGAGTAGAAGGCAAGCTGCTGGATGAT CCTGGAAAGCAAAAGAGGaagttttcttctttcttcaagAGCTTGGTTATTGAGCTGGATAAAGACCTCTATGGACCTGATAACCACTTAGTTGAG TGGCATCGGACTCCCACAACCCAGGAGACGGATGGCTTCCAGGTGAAGAGGCCTGGAGACGTGAACGTCCGGTGCACGTTGCTGCTCATGCTCGATTACCAG CCACCCCAGTTTAAGCTGGACCCTCGGCTTGCTCGCCTGCTGGGCATCCACACACAGACGCGCTCCTGCATCATCCAGGCCTTGTGGCAGTATGTCAAGACTAACAAGCTGCAGGACTCCCACGAAAAGGAATACATTAGCTGTGACAAGTATTTCCAGCAG ATCTTTGACTGCCCGCGTCTGAAGTTCAGTGAGATTCCTCAGCGGCTCACTAACCTGCTGCTGCCCCCTGACCCCATTGTGATCAACCATGTCATCAG TGTGGACCCTAATGACCACAAGAAGACAGCCTGTTATGACATCGATGTCGAGGTGGACGATCCTCTAAAGACCCAAATGAATGGTTTTCTGCTCTCGACGGCTAATCAGCAAGAGATTGCGTCACTAGACAACAAG ATCCATGAGACGATCGAATCCATCAACCAGCTGAAGATCCAGAGAGATTTCATGCTCAGTTTCTCCAGAGATCCCAAGGGTTACATTCAGGACTGGATCTGTTCACAAAATCGAGACCTGAAG CTAATGACCGATGTGGTGGGAAACCCAGAGGAGGAACGAAGAGCCGAGTTTTATAACCAGCCCTGGTCTCAAGAAGCTGTGAGTCGATACTTTTACTGCAAG ATCCAACAACGGAGGCAAGAACTCGAACAAGCCTTGGCAATGCGCACCACTTAA
- the smarcd3a gene encoding SWI/SNF-related matrix-associated actin-dependent regulator of chromatin subfamily D member 3 isoform X2: MERKRPGMTTGARMPHQGAPMGPPGPPYGGTPPVRPGMPNPTLDPNRKRPTTTPPVQAPSVQSRPRKKPLGFQGANEVSTRTLDLREVQSEPAIGFNAKRRKMADKILPQRIRELVPESQAYMDLLAFERKLDQTIMRKRVDIQEALKRPMKQKRKLRLYISNTFNPAKPDSEDSEGSIASWELRVEGKLLDDPGKQKRKFSSFFKSLVIELDKDLYGPDNHLVEWHRTPTTQETDGFQVKRPGDVNVRCTLLLMLDYQPPQFKLDPRLARLLGIHTQTRSCIIQALWQYVKTNKLQDSHEKEYISCDKYFQQIFDCPRLKFSEIPQRLTNLLLPPDPIVINHVISVDPNDHKKTACYDIDVEVDDPLKTQMNGFLLSTANQQEIASLDNKIHETIESINQLKIQRDFMLSFSRDPKGYIQDWICSQNRDLKLMTDVVGNPEEERRAEFYNQPWSQEAVSRYFYCKIQQRRQELEQALAMRTT; this comes from the exons ATGGAAAGAAAG CGTCCAGGTATGACCACAGGGGCAAGGATGCCTCATCAAGGTGCCCCTATGGGTCCACCCGGCCCCCCGTATGGAGGGACACCCCCAGTTCGCCCAGGGATGCCCAACCCTACACTGGACCCTAATCGCAAACGGCCCACCACAACTCCACCAGTACAAGCCCCATCCGTTCAGAGCCGGCCTAGAAA GAAACCACTGGGATTCCAAGGAGCCAATGAGGTTTCTACAAGAACGCTGGACTTGCGAGAGGTCCAGTCTGAGCCAGCAATTGGATTCAA TGCCAAGAGAAGGAAAATGGCAGACAAGATTCTCCCTCAAAGG ATCCGTGAGCTGGTGCCCGAGTCGCAGGCGTACATGGACCTTTTGGCTTTTGAGCGCAAACTGGACCAAACGATTATGAGGAAGCGGGTGGATATACAGGAGGCCCTCAAGCGACCGATGAAG CAAAAGAGGAAGCTTCGACTGTACATCTCCAACACGTTTAACCCAGCTAAACCTGACTCGGAGGACTCAGAGGGCAGCATCGCGTCTTGGGAGCTAAGAGTAGAAGGCAAGCTGCTGGATGAT CCTGGAAAGCAAAAGAGGaagttttcttctttcttcaagAGCTTGGTTATTGAGCTGGATAAAGACCTCTATGGACCTGATAACCACTTAGTTGAG TGGCATCGGACTCCCACAACCCAGGAGACGGATGGCTTCCAGGTGAAGAGGCCTGGAGACGTGAACGTCCGGTGCACGTTGCTGCTCATGCTCGATTACCAG CCACCCCAGTTTAAGCTGGACCCTCGGCTTGCTCGCCTGCTGGGCATCCACACACAGACGCGCTCCTGCATCATCCAGGCCTTGTGGCAGTATGTCAAGACTAACAAGCTGCAGGACTCCCACGAAAAGGAATACATTAGCTGTGACAAGTATTTCCAGCAG ATCTTTGACTGCCCGCGTCTGAAGTTCAGTGAGATTCCTCAGCGGCTCACTAACCTGCTGCTGCCCCCTGACCCCATTGTGATCAACCATGTCATCAG TGTGGACCCTAATGACCACAAGAAGACAGCCTGTTATGACATCGATGTCGAGGTGGACGATCCTCTAAAGACCCAAATGAATGGTTTTCTGCTCTCGACGGCTAATCAGCAAGAGATTGCGTCACTAGACAACAAG ATCCATGAGACGATCGAATCCATCAACCAGCTGAAGATCCAGAGAGATTTCATGCTCAGTTTCTCCAGAGATCCCAAGGGTTACATTCAGGACTGGATCTGTTCACAAAATCGAGACCTGAAG CTAATGACCGATGTGGTGGGAAACCCAGAGGAGGAACGAAGAGCCGAGTTTTATAACCAGCCCTGGTCTCAAGAAGCTGTGAGTCGATACTTTTACTGCAAG ATCCAACAACGGAGGCAAGAACTCGAACAAGCCTTGGCAATGCGCACCACTTAA
- the tmub1 gene encoding transmembrane and ubiquitin-like domain-containing protein 1 — MALIEGVGDEVTLLFGVVFLLLILVLAWASTHTAEPPDHLVSSSPGTVPSAEPESQEADPPGDITAPPHGSREDDKTEAGAERGAEGHGGSAEGAGEESLLGLDGLRRRDVPEPSLSTQPPASASSATQASASEDVPSNTERNMVLRLKFLNDTERIAEVNPEDTIGYIKRTYFAGQEHQVRLIYQGQLLQDDAQTLASLNLADNCVLHCHISQHATRAMPAGTRAADQVHVALNVGSLMVPLFVLMLSVLWYFQFQYRQFFTAPATASLVGITIFFSFVAFGVYRR; from the exons ATGGCTCTGATTGAGGGCGTGGGCGATGAGGTCACTCTGCTCTTCGGAGTTGTGTTCCTCTTGCTCATCTTGGTCCTGGCCTgggcctccacacacacagcggaGCCTCCTGACCACCTGGTCTCTTCCAGCCCAGGCACGGTCCCCTCGGCAGAGCCGGAGAGCCAAGAGGCCGACCCTCCTGGTGACATTACCGCTCCACCTCACGGCTCAAGAGAAGATGACAAGACTGAAGCAGGAGCTGAGAGAGGAGCTGAGGGACATGGAGGCAGTGCAGAGGGTGCAGGAGAAGAAAGCCTGTTGGGGCTCGACGGTCTGAGACGCAGAGACGTGCCTGAACCTTCGCTCAGCACGCAGCCACCAGCCAGTGCCTCAAGCGCCACACAGGCGTCCGCTTCTGAAGATGTGCCCAgtaacacagagagaaacatggTACTCAGGCTGAAGTTTCTGAATGACACCGAGAGGATAGCAGAGGTCAACCCTGAGGACACCATCGGCTACATTAAAAG GACCTACTTCGCTGGCCAGGAGCACCAGGTGCGTCTGATCTACCAGGGCCAGCTCCTCCAGGACGATGCCCAGACTCTGGCCTCCCTGAACCTAGCTGATAACTGCGTCCTGCACTGCCACATCTCACAGCATGCCACGCGGGCAATGCCTGCTGGCACTCGTGCCGCCGACCAGGTGCATGTGGCACTGAACGTGGGGAGCCTAATGGTCCCACTGTTCGTTCTCATGCTCTCTGTTCTCTGGTACTTCCAGTTTCAGTACCGCCAGTTTTTCACTGCTCCTGCCACCGCCTCTCTCGTGGGCATAACGattttctttagttttgtcGCGTTTGGAGTGTACCGCCGTTAA
- the smarcd3a gene encoding SWI/SNF-related matrix-associated actin-dependent regulator of chromatin subfamily D member 3 isoform X3: MATEDSAGGARKATKSKLFEFLVHGVRPGMTTGARMPHQGAPMGPPGPPYGGTPPVRPGMPNPTLDPNRKRPTTTPPVQAPSVQSRPRNAKRRKMADKILPQRIRELVPESQAYMDLLAFERKLDQTIMRKRVDIQEALKRPMKQKRKLRLYISNTFNPAKPDSEDSEGSIASWELRVEGKLLDDPGKQKRKFSSFFKSLVIELDKDLYGPDNHLVEWHRTPTTQETDGFQVKRPGDVNVRCTLLLMLDYQPPQFKLDPRLARLLGIHTQTRSCIIQALWQYVKTNKLQDSHEKEYISCDKYFQQIFDCPRLKFSEIPQRLTNLLLPPDPIVINHVISVDPNDHKKTACYDIDVEVDDPLKTQMNGFLLSTANQQEIASLDNKIHETIESINQLKIQRDFMLSFSRDPKGYIQDWICSQNRDLKLMTDVVGNPEEERRAEFYNQPWSQEAVSRYFYCKIQQRRQELEQALAMRTT; this comes from the exons ATGGCCACAGAGGATTCTGCTGGTGGTGCTCGCAAAGCCACCAAGAGTAAACTGTTCGAGTTTCTCGTCCATGGAGTG CGTCCAGGTATGACCACAGGGGCAAGGATGCCTCATCAAGGTGCCCCTATGGGTCCACCCGGCCCCCCGTATGGAGGGACACCCCCAGTTCGCCCAGGGATGCCCAACCCTACACTGGACCCTAATCGCAAACGGCCCACCACAACTCCACCAGTACAAGCCCCATCCGTTCAGAGCCGGCCTAGAAA TGCCAAGAGAAGGAAAATGGCAGACAAGATTCTCCCTCAAAGG ATCCGTGAGCTGGTGCCCGAGTCGCAGGCGTACATGGACCTTTTGGCTTTTGAGCGCAAACTGGACCAAACGATTATGAGGAAGCGGGTGGATATACAGGAGGCCCTCAAGCGACCGATGAAG CAAAAGAGGAAGCTTCGACTGTACATCTCCAACACGTTTAACCCAGCTAAACCTGACTCGGAGGACTCAGAGGGCAGCATCGCGTCTTGGGAGCTAAGAGTAGAAGGCAAGCTGCTGGATGAT CCTGGAAAGCAAAAGAGGaagttttcttctttcttcaagAGCTTGGTTATTGAGCTGGATAAAGACCTCTATGGACCTGATAACCACTTAGTTGAG TGGCATCGGACTCCCACAACCCAGGAGACGGATGGCTTCCAGGTGAAGAGGCCTGGAGACGTGAACGTCCGGTGCACGTTGCTGCTCATGCTCGATTACCAG CCACCCCAGTTTAAGCTGGACCCTCGGCTTGCTCGCCTGCTGGGCATCCACACACAGACGCGCTCCTGCATCATCCAGGCCTTGTGGCAGTATGTCAAGACTAACAAGCTGCAGGACTCCCACGAAAAGGAATACATTAGCTGTGACAAGTATTTCCAGCAG ATCTTTGACTGCCCGCGTCTGAAGTTCAGTGAGATTCCTCAGCGGCTCACTAACCTGCTGCTGCCCCCTGACCCCATTGTGATCAACCATGTCATCAG TGTGGACCCTAATGACCACAAGAAGACAGCCTGTTATGACATCGATGTCGAGGTGGACGATCCTCTAAAGACCCAAATGAATGGTTTTCTGCTCTCGACGGCTAATCAGCAAGAGATTGCGTCACTAGACAACAAG ATCCATGAGACGATCGAATCCATCAACCAGCTGAAGATCCAGAGAGATTTCATGCTCAGTTTCTCCAGAGATCCCAAGGGTTACATTCAGGACTGGATCTGTTCACAAAATCGAGACCTGAAG CTAATGACCGATGTGGTGGGAAACCCAGAGGAGGAACGAAGAGCCGAGTTTTATAACCAGCCCTGGTCTCAAGAAGCTGTGAGTCGATACTTTTACTGCAAG ATCCAACAACGGAGGCAAGAACTCGAACAAGCCTTGGCAATGCGCACCACTTAA